A stretch of the Acidilobus sp. 7A genome encodes the following:
- a CDS encoding 3-methyl-2-oxobutanoate dehydrogenase subunit beta, producing MPIRLADLPRRRFGMPGNAACPGCPETMGLRYVKMALGDNAVLVIPAGCSSVIQGIVPKSGINFPILNIVFASAASAASGIKAAFEMSGKNYNVVVWAGDGGTADIGFQSMSGAAERNDDIIYICVDNEAYMNTGIQRSGLTPYGAWTTTTYAGKTEKKKPLPFIMIAHNVPYVATATVGYPQDFIEKLRKAASIRGFKYIHLHAPCPIGWRFDPGLTAKMAQLAVQTGAFPLFEYENGKFSLSPYSGMYRNPQKRVPLVEYLKLQGRFQTVLKDPEKLKGLQEEIDDMWRWIEMLEKYGAAALKR from the coding sequence ATGCCCATAAGGTTAGCTGACCTTCCGAGGAGAAGGTTTGGCATGCCTGGCAACGCTGCCTGCCCAGGCTGCCCTGAGACTATGGGCCTTAGGTACGTTAAGATGGCCCTCGGCGACAACGCTGTACTTGTGATACCAGCAGGCTGCAGCAGCGTCATACAGGGCATAGTGCCTAAGAGCGGGATAAACTTCCCAATACTTAACATAGTCTTCGCCTCGGCTGCAAGTGCCGCCTCAGGCATAAAGGCAGCCTTTGAGATGAGCGGCAAGAACTACAACGTTGTTGTCTGGGCGGGCGACGGCGGCACCGCTGACATAGGCTTCCAGTCCATGAGCGGCGCGGCAGAACGCAACGACGACATAATTTACATCTGTGTAGATAACGAGGCCTACATGAACACGGGCATACAGAGAAGCGGCCTAACTCCATATGGAGCCTGGACTACAACCACCTACGCTGGAAAGACCGAGAAGAAGAAGCCTCTACCATTCATAATGATAGCACACAACGTGCCGTATGTGGCAACAGCGACAGTTGGCTACCCGCAGGACTTTATAGAGAAGCTAAGGAAGGCGGCGTCAATAAGGGGCTTCAAATACATACATCTACACGCCCCGTGTCCAATAGGCTGGAGGTTCGACCCAGGCCTCACAGCTAAGATGGCTCAGCTGGCGGTGCAGACAGGGGCCTTCCCACTCTTCGAATACGAGAACGGTAAGTTCAGCCTGAGCCCCTACAGCGGCATGTACAGGAACCCACAGAAGAGGGTGCCGCTGGTCGAGTACCTGAAGCTCCAGGGCAGGTTCCAGACGGTCCTGAAGGACCCAGAGAAGCTCAAGGGACTTCAGGAGGAAATAGACGACATGTGGCGCTGGATAGAAATGCTGGAGAAGTACGGGGCCGCAGCGCTTAAGCGGTAG